The genomic DNA AAGAGGGCTTCAGTTGTTGCCGATGGAGAACTGACTGGAAAGATTGATAAGGGGCTTTTAATTCTATTAGGTGTTGAAGACGCTGATAATCAAGAGGATATTAAGTATCTTGCAGAAAAAATATGCAATTTAAGGATATTCGAAGATGAAGATGAAAAAATGAATTTATCCCTTGTGGATGTTAAAGGAGCATTGCTTGTTGTTTCTCAGTTCACACTTTACGGTGACTGCAGAAAGGGCAGAAGACCTAATTTTATGATGGCAGCAAGGCCGGAATATGCTGAAAAAATGTATCTTGAATTTGTTGAAGAGTGTAAGAAA from Caloramator mitchellensis includes the following:
- the dtd gene encoding D-aminoacyl-tRNA deacylase, coding for MRAVVQRVKRASVVADGELTGKIDKGLLILLGVEDADNQEDIKYLAEKICNLRIFEDEDEKMNLSLVDVKGALLVVSQFTLYGDCRKGRRPNFMMAARPEYAEKMYLEFVEECKKYIGDVQTGKFAAYMDVELVNDGPVTLLIDSKKNF